A part of Myxococcus landrumus genomic DNA contains:
- a CDS encoding NuoI/complex I 23 kDa subunit family protein: protein MAIKVTKDPRTDVRERMYIPNLLHGLAITTRHFFRNLFGTRDTNVQVLDRKGTNLMTTVEYPEEKPIYPEGYRGLHRLVPRDDGKPRCVACYMCATICPAQCIYIEAGETEEQDAAGESRVIEKYPTQFVIDELRCIVCGLCVDACPKDAIRMDTYMHTPSEYNRQNFVYDIPKLLKGPPVSHPSDPWNKREGSEEPHHVHKEAHTRIGEGLVQLKTPQLGAGHDHHDHGAHGKGAVAHGQTVVTQQGPIQVTKFLK from the coding sequence CGCACAGACGTCCGCGAGCGGATGTACATCCCGAACCTGCTGCACGGGCTGGCCATCACGACGCGGCACTTCTTCCGCAACCTCTTCGGGACCCGCGACACGAACGTCCAGGTGTTGGACCGCAAGGGCACCAACCTGATGACGACGGTGGAGTACCCGGAAGAGAAGCCCATCTATCCGGAGGGCTACCGCGGTCTGCACCGGCTGGTTCCGCGCGACGACGGCAAGCCGCGCTGCGTGGCTTGCTACATGTGCGCGACCATCTGCCCGGCGCAGTGCATCTACATCGAGGCGGGTGAGACCGAGGAGCAGGACGCGGCTGGCGAGTCGCGCGTCATCGAGAAGTACCCGACCCAGTTCGTCATCGACGAGCTGCGCTGCATCGTGTGTGGCCTGTGCGTGGACGCGTGCCCGAAGGACGCCATCCGCATGGACACGTACATGCACACGCCGTCCGAGTACAACCGGCAGAACTTCGTCTACGACATCCCCAAGCTGCTCAAGGGGCCGCCGGTTTCGCATCCGTCGGACCCGTGGAACAAGCGTGAGGGCTCCGAGGAGCCGCACCACGTCCACAAGGAGGCCCACACGCGCATTGGCGAGGGCCTGGTGCAGCTCAAGACGCCGCAGCTGGGCGCGGGCCATGACCACCATGACCACGGCGCGCACGGCAAGGGTGCCGTGGCGCACGGCCAGACGGTGGTGACGCAGCAGGGTCCCATCCAGGTGACGAAGTTCCT